The Edwardsiella tarda ATCC 15947 = NBRC 105688 region ACGTGGGTAAGTCCACGCTTACCAACCGCATCCTGGGTGAGGATCGTGTGGTGGTGTATGACATGCCGGGCACCACGCGCGACAGTATCTACATCCCGATGGAGCGCGATGAGCGCGAATACGTGTTGATCGACACCGCCGGGGTGCGTAAGCGCGGCAAGGTGACGGATACGGTAGAAAAATTCTCGGTGATCAAGACGCTGCAAGCGATCGAAGACGCTAACGTGGTACTGCTGGTGATCGATGCGCGCCAGGGCATCTCCGATCAGGATCTCTCGCTGCTGGGCTTCATCCTGAATAGTGGGCGCTCACTGGTGGTGGTGGTCAACAAGTGGGACGGCCTGAGTCTGGAGGTCAAGGAGCAGGTGAAGGATATGCTGGATCTGCGCCTGGGCTTCGTCGACTTCGCGCGCATCCATTTTATCTCCGCGCTGCATGGCAGCGGGGTCGGCAACCTGTTCGAGTCGATTCAAGAGGCCTATGAAAGCGCCACCCGTCGTGTCAGTACCTCGATGCTGACGCGTATCATGACCATGGCGCAAGATGACCACCAACCGCCGATGGTGCGTGGACGCCGCGTGAAGTTGAAGTATGCGCACGCCGGTGGCTACAACCCGCCGATCGTGGTGATCCATGGCAACCAGGTAAAAGATCTGCCGGACTCCTATAAGCGCTACCTGATGAACTACTTCCGTCGCTCGTTAAACGTGATGGGGACCCCGATTCGTATCCAGTTTAAAGAGGGGGATAACCCGTTCGCCGGTAAGCGTAATACCTTGACGCCTAACCAGATGCGTAAGCGTAAGCGCTTACTGAGCCATCTGAGAAAGGCCAAGTAACGACGCCAAGCGGGACACGAAAGTGTCCCGTTTTTTTTGGCGCTGTGCTAACGTAAATGCCCACTCTTTCCCGCCTTGCAACAAGGATGTGCTATGTCCTGGGAGACCTGGAGTTTCGCCTTTGGCGTGACCGTTCCCAATCTGCTGATGTTGTTGATCGGCATCCTGCTGCGCCGTTGGCGTCTGCTCGACGATCGTTTCTGCGATAGCGCCACGCGCCTGGTGTTTAACCTGTCGCTGCCCTGTCTGCTGTTTTTCAGCATTGCCACCAGCCAAGCCTCGCTACGCCAAAACCTGCCCTTCGTGCTGTACGGTGCCGGGGCGACGCTACTCAGCTTCCTGTTGTTAGAGTGGGTCTCTCGCTGGCTGGTGCGTGATGCACGCGAGCGGGGGATCTTCGTCCAGGGGGGCTTTCGCGCCAATACGGCGATCGTCGGCTTAGCCTACTGCGCCAGCGCCTATGGCAGCGAAGGGGTGGCGATCGGCTCACTGTATATGGCGGTGACGGTGATCCTGTTTAATGTCTTGTCGGTGATCACCCTGACACGCTCGCTCTACGGCGATACTCAACAGGGGATCGGTTGGCGCAGCATGTTGCGCGGGATCGCCTTGAATCCACTGATCATCGCCATCATCCTTGGGCTGCTGTGGGCCGCCAGCGGCTGGCCGATGGTGCAGGTGGTGCATGACACCGGTAACTTCCTCGCGGCGATGGCCCTACCGTTGGCGTTACTGTGCGCCGGTGCCAGTATCGATTGGCGGGCCATGTTCGGTGCATCGAATGTGGCTGGTTATGCCTCGCTGGCCAAGCTGCTGCTCTTGCCGCTCTTCATGACCGGTGGTGCCTGGTTGTTCGGTTTCCGCCATGTTACGCTGGGGGTGATTTTCTTGTTGAGTTCGACGCCGACCGCGGCGGCGAGCTATGTGATGACGCGGGCGATGGGCGGTAATGCGACGCTGGCGGCGAATATCATCGCGATCACCACATTGGGTTCATTTTTCACCACGGCGTTGGGACTCTACTTTCTACGTCAGTGGGGAGTGATTTAGGAGCGTATGATGCAAGACACCTGTCCGCAGTGCCAGCAGGCGCTAACGTGGCAAGATGGGCGCTGGGTGTGCCCCGTCTGTCAGCAAGCCTACCGCCGCGAGGCTTTGTGCCCGCAATGCCAACACCCTTTGCAAGTATTGCAGGCGTGCGGTGCCGTCGACTATTTTTGCCAACAGGGTCATGGTCTGATTTCGAAAAAGCAGGTACATTTTCGCTATATTCCCTGCTAACGCAACGACTCTATTTTATTTAAATTAAAATACCCCGCTTGGGGTATTTTTTATTTGTTGTGATAAGCGCGAGTTGTTTTTTATTTGTTTTGTCGGGTTTTCCTCAGCTCTGGCGTGTATTAGACCATGTTTTCATTCCTCTTCGTGGCCTTATCTACAGAATATTTCATTGTTATGTATGGTTTTTTCTCGCCTTGATCGAAAGCAATATTTTTTATGTGGTTTTTGCTATTTATGGTGGGCGATCAATAAAAATAAACTGCGCGCAGACTGGGGTGCATTAAATATTTATTAGGCGAGATACCATTATTTATGTCGCTGCTGGCTGTTTTACTTCGCTCTGGCAATTATTTTCATCCTCACGCCCAGGGATGTGCGCTGTGTTAATCCTAACCTGCGGGTTAGCTACCAGGCAGGTGTTATAACGGTGGATGGAACGCTTATGAGCAAGGTAAGCAATGCACTACAACGGATGCTGTGCGGGGTGGTGTTAGGGTTATGGGGTTGGGGCGCGCAGGCCGCCGACGCGACAGAGAAAGGAAACGCGGCGCCGCCGCCTGCTGGCGTGGCGGTGGAGGCGCGCAACGATCGTTTCGCCGCCATTCACCCCGATCAATACGCCTCCTGGCTGGCAACGTCGGAGCAGGGCGAGCGAGCCGATGCCTTGGCCGAGGATCCCCGCCTGGTGATCTTGTGGGCCGGTTACGCCTTCGCCAAAGACTATAACAAGCCGCGCGGGCACGCCTATGCGTTAACCGATGTACGCGAGACATTGCGTACCGGAGCACCGATGAAGCCGGAGGATGGCCCGCAGCCGATGGCCTGTTGGAGTTGTAAGAGCCCCGACGTGGCGCGGGTGATCGCCGAACAGGGCGAGGATGCCTATTACCATGGTACCTGGGCGAGCGGCGGGCCACAGATCGTCAATGCCTTGGGCTGCGCCGATTGCCACAACACCGCGTCGGCCGATTTTGCCGCCGGAAAACCGGCCTTGCACCTGTCACGTCCCTACGCGATACGCGCCCTAGAGGCGATCGGCAAGCCCTTCGAACAGGGTAATCGTTTCGATCAGCAGTCGATGGTTTGCGGCCAGTGCCACGTGGAGTATTACTTCTCCGGCAAGGAGAAGCACGTCAAGCTGCCTTGGGATAAAGGGACCCAGGTCGATGAGATCGAGGCCTATTACGACGGTATTGGCTTCACCGATTGGGTGAACCCGCTCTCCAAGGCGCCGATGTTAAAGGCGCAGCACCCCGAATATGAGACCTGGCGCGTCGGGATCCACGGCCAGAATAATGTCTCTTGCGTCGATTGCCACATGCCCAAGGTACAGAATGCCGAGGGTAAGCTCTACACCAGCCACAAGATCGGTAATCCCTTCGATAACTTCGAGCAGACCTGCCGCAGTTGCCACACTCAGGATAAGGCCACCTTGCAGCAGACCGTAGCCAAGCGTAAGCAAGACATCCAAGATCTCAAGCTGAAGGCGGAGGATCAGTTGGTGCGAGCGCACTTCGAGGCTAAGGCCGCTTGGGCCGCCGGCGCCACGGAGGCCGAGATGCAGCCGATCCTGACGGATATCCGTCATGCCCAATGGCGTTGGGACTTCGCCATCGCCTCTCACGGGGTGCAGATGCATGCGCCGGATGTGGCGTTGCACATGCTGGGCAGCGCGTTGGATAAGGCCGCTAACGCGCGTACTCAGTTGGTGCGTGTCTTGGCGCGTCATGGCGTCAACGAGGCGGTCGCATTGCCGGATATTTCCACCAAGGCACTGGCTCAGCAGGCGCTGGGGATGAATATGCCGCAGATGACCGACGAGAAGCAGCGCTTCCTGAACACGGTTGTTCCCGAGTGGGAAGCTCAGGCGCGTAGCGCCGGGCGCCTGGATAATTAACCCCACGGCCCCGCGTTAGCGGGGCATGGCAGATGGAGTCATCATGAACCGACTGCGTTCGTTTTTTAGCGTTGGGGTGCTGCTCGGAGGTCTGGCGCTGGCTGCCCCATCATTGGCCGTAGCACAGGCTACGCCCGGTGCCGTGTCGGCCGCCTCGGCGGAGGTCGCGGCGCAACGCGACCCGAACCAGGCTTGCCTGGATTGTCATAAACAGCCGCAGGATGCCCTGCATGGGCGTCACGCGAAGGAGTTGAACCCCAATACCCAACAGGCTATCAGTTGCACCAACTGTCACGGCAATGTGTCGTTGGAGACGCATCGCGATGGCGCGCCGGATGTGATGCGCTTCAACCGCGATGGTCACAGTGCGGCACAGCAGAACAGTGTGTGCCTCTCCTGTCATCTGCCGGAGAAGCTACAGAAGGCCTTCTGGCCGCATGACGTGCATCTGGCGAATGTCACCTGCGCCGCCTGTCATCGCGCCCATCCCGCCGTCGATCCGGTCATCCGGCTGAACGAGCGTGAGCGTATCACGCTGTGCGTCGACTGCCACCGTCAACAGCAGAATAACCCGGCCTTCGATGGCGCGGCGGTGACGCTGACCCTGCCGTCGGCAACGCCGACTAAGGAGCCACAGCCATGAGTTGCTCGCGTCGCCGCTTTATTGCCGGGTTGGGGGTGATGGCCCTGTCCGGCGGCGTCTTGCCGCGGGTGGTGGCCGCTAGCACGACGCCGCAGGGCGTCCGTTTGGGGATGGTGTATGACGAGACGCGCTGCATCGGTTGTACCGCATGTATGGAGGCGTGTCGCGAGGTCAATCAGGTGCCGGAGGGCGTCTCCCGCCTGGAGATCCTGCGCAGCGACCCCATCGGTAGTTTCCCCGAGGTGAAATACCGTTTCTTTCGCCACTCCTGCCAGCATTGTGACTCGCCACCTTGTGTCGAGGTCTGTCCGACGGGAGCGTCGTTTCGCGATGCCGCTAGCGGCATCGTCGACGTCGATCCCGACCTGTGCGTCGGCTGTCAGTACTGTATCGCCGCCTGTCCTTACCGGGTGCGCTTTATCCACCCGGTCAGCAAGACGGCGGATAAGTGCGATTTCTGTCGCAAGACCAACCTGAAGGCGGGGAAGGCGCCAGCCTGCGTGCTGGCCTGCCCGACCCAGGCGTTGACTTTTGGCAATTTGGACGATCCCGACAGTGCGGTGAGCCGCCTGTTGCGTAGCCAGACGACCTATCGCTACAAGCTGGCGTTGGGCACGCGTCCCAAGCTGTATCGCATTCCGTTCCGTTACGGGGAGGTGACTCAATGACATCGCCGTTTCATTTTCCGTCGCTGGTGTGGGACTGGCCGATCGCGGTGTACCTGTTTCTGATCGGCATCTCCTCGGGGCTGGTGGTCTTGGCGATCGTGCTGCGTCGTAGCACGCCGGGAGCCGGTGAGAGTCAGAGTGCGTTGATGCGCGTCACCTTATGGTTGGCACCCGGCTCGGTCATGTTGGGGCTGTTGATCCTGATCTTCCATCTGGCGCGTCCCTGGACATTCTGGAAGCTGATGCTGCACTACAGCCCGACCTCGGTGATGTCGATGGGGGTTATGCTGTTTCAGGTCTACATGTTGGCGCTGTTGCTGTGGTTGGCATTGGTATTCCATACCGAGCTGAGTGCCTTGCAACATCGTTGGTTGCCGCGCGCGGTGTGGTTGCCACGTTGGCTGGCACGCCTACATGCCGCCTTACGCCCCTTGGAGACCCTCTTACTGGTGCTGGCGATCCTGCTGGGCGCCTACACCGGTTTCCTGCTGTCGGCGCTGAAGTCGTATCCGATGCTGAATCACCCGTTGTTGCCTGCGCTGTTCCTGTTTTCCGGCCTCTCCTCCGGCGTGGCGGTGGCACTGCTTGCCTCGCTGGGGCGCTGGGGGCACGGAGAGGCGGGGCATCGGGAGCGGCGCTTCCTGCATCGTGTCGAGGCCCCCATCGTCTGGCTGGAGATCTTCCTCCTGGCGGCCTTCCTGGTCGGCCTGGCGTTGGGGGATGAGGGTAAGGTACGCGCCTTTCACAGCGTGGTGGATGGGGGCTTCTGGAGCTGGTGGCTCTGGCTAGGGGTCGTCGGTGTGGGGATGGCGGCACCGCAGTTGGTGCATGCCTACCGGCGTTGGAGCGAGGCACGGCGTATTCTGTGGAGCGCGGGGCTGACTCTGTGTGGGGTGCTGCTGTTACGCTTCTTCGTGCTGTATGCCGGCCAATTGACCGTCGCCTGAGTATGACGCACTCCTCACGCCTAAGGAGGCGTCATGCTGTGGTGGCCTGAACTGGGCTTCTTTGCCTTATTGTTGGCGCTGTGTGTCAGTCTGCTGGCGGCGTTGCGCGGTCTCGTCTTAGCGCGTCGCCTGCCGGCGTGGCATCCTCGGTGCTGGGCATGGGCGCAAGGGGGGTTGGTACTGGCCGCCTTTCTGCTGCTGTTACAGGCCCTACTGGCGGATGATTTCACCCTGCACTATGTGGCACAGCATAGCCATTCGGCGCTGGCCTGGGGGCTGAAACTGGCCGCCGCCTGGGGGGGACACGAAGGTTCGCTGCTGTTATGGCTGTTGTGTCTGGCTGGCTGGAATGCATTATTCGCCTGGGGCGCTCGCCGACAGGCGACGCCGGCGCGCGACTATACCCTGGGGCTGATGGCGCTGATGATCGCCGCCTTCTTGGTGTTTATCGTTACCCTGGGCGATCCTTTCGCCCGGCAGTTCCCTGCGCCCCTACAGGGGCGAGATCTCAACCCGATGTTGCAGCATCCCGGGCTGATCTTCCATCCGCCGTTACTCTACCTAGGCTATGCCGGTCTGGCGCTCTGCGCTGCGCGCCTCCTGGCCGGGCTGTTGGCGCATCAGACGGCGCAGGCGATGGCCGATGGCTGCTGGCGCTGGCTGTTACCCGCCTGGGGTTGCCTGACGGGTGGCATTCTGCTCGGCTCCTGGTGGGCTTACAGCGAGCTGGGCTGGGGGGGATTCTGGTTCTGGGATCCGGTCGAGAATGCCTCGCTGCTGCCGTGGCTGACGGCCACGGCCTTATTGCATAGCCTGAACGTCACCCGACGCACTGGCGCCTTAGCGCATTGGTCGTTGTTGCTGGCCTTGGCCTCGCTGATCTTCACCCTGATGGGGACGTTGATCGTGCGCTCCGGCGTCCTGCTGTCGGTGCATGCCTTCGCCCTGGATGAGGAGCGGGCGCTGGCCTTATTGCTGCTGTTCGGCGGCCTCTCCATCGGCGCGCTGACGCTATACGCCCTCTACGCCGGGCGTTTGAGCCGTGTCTCGGCCGTGCCCACGCGCGCCTTGCAGGGGATACTGTGGTTGTTTAGCGCCGCCACGCTGATCGTGCTGGTGGGGACGCTCTATCCGATGCTGTATGGCTTGTTGGGATGGGGGCGTATCTCGGTCGGGGCGCCCTATTTCAATAGCGTATTGTTGCCCTTCGCTCTGCTGGCGCTGGCGTTGATGCTCTATCGTGGCTTGCGCCGTCCGTCGGCGGCGGGCGTCCGTTTGGCGCATTTGGGAGCGTTGTTGTGCGCGCTGGGGATCGCGGCCTACGCCAGCGGGCAGCAGGAGCGCAGCGTAGTGTTGGCGCCCGGTGAGTCGGTACAGTTAGACGCGTATCGTTTTACCTTACAGGGGGTGACGCAGTTCGCCCGCAGCAACTATACCGCCGAGCGAGGGGAGATCACGGTATGGCATGAGGGACGGCAGGTGGCGCATCTCTACCCGGAACGGCGCTATTACCTCGCCCGTAATCAGGCGATGTTCGAACCGGGCATCGCCTGGGGCTGGCGTTACGATTGGTATGGCTTGATGGCGGAGAAGCAGGGGGAGCGCTATGCGCTTCGTCTCTACCTGCGCCAGGGGATCCGTTGGATCGGCGCCGGGGCGATCCTGATGATCGTTGGGGCACTGTTGTGCCTGGTGAAAGGAGGGCGGCGTTGATGCGTATGGCGATGCTCTGGAGAGCGAGCGGGTTGTGGCTGGCCTTAGCGGGCCCACTGTGGGCGCAGGTGGTGGATACCTGGGAATTCCCGACGCCACAGGCGCGCGAGCAGGGATTAGCCATCGCCGCCCAGCTGCGCTGTCCCCAGTGCCAGAATCAAAACCTGTTAGAGTCGAACGCGCCGGTGGCCGTCGCGATGCGTCATGAGGTCTTCCGCCGGGTGGCGCAGGGGCAGGGCGAGGCGCAGATCGTCGACTTTATGACGGCGCGTTACGGCGAGTTTGTCCGCTATCAGCCGGCGATCAATCGCCATACCATGCCGTTATGGGGATTACCGCCGTTGCTGTTGGCGTTGATACTGATCGGTCTATGGCGGAGGCGGCGATGAGCGTGCGTGGAGGTGCTCTACTCGGGCCGCTGCTGGCCATCTTACTGGCGTTGCTGCTGTATGGGCTGAGTGGGCGGGGCAGCATGGTGTGGCAGGCGCAACGTCAGCAGCAGGAGGCGGCGCAGATGAGCGCTCAGCAGCAGGCCGATCGGCAGTTGACTCAGCGCTGGTTGGCGGTGCGTGCGGCGCCGCAAGATAGCGCGGCGTGGGCAGCCTTGGCGCAGCGCTACCTGGAGCGGAACGAGTATCGCGAGGCCTTGCGCGCCTATGATCGGGCGTTGCAGCTCCGTGGCGAAAATGCCGAGTTGCTGGCAGCGCGGGCGACGGCACACTACTACGCCGCCGGGCAGCGTATGACGCCGCCAGCGCAAGCCGATGTGACGGCGGCATTGCGTTTAGACGCGCAAGAGGTGTCGGCTTTGATGTTGCTGGCGGAGGCGGCCTTTAGACAGGCGGATTACCCACGGGCGATCGCTCTCTGGCAGCGCCTATTGGACGGCGCTTCGCCCCGTATCAATCGCCCGCGCTTGATCGAGGCTATCGCCACCGCGCGCTTGTTGGAGCAGGCGCGTGCCCGCTGAGTACGCCGCCGGTCGGTATGGCGTTAGGTTTCATCGTGCGGCTTACGCCGGCGGCGGCGAGGCGCGAGCGGCACGCTTCCCGTCACTTGACTCTCGATCCAGCCATCCTCCAGACGCGTGCGTAGCACGTCACCCACGGCGGCCTGAGCCCGTCGGCGTAGCACGTGGCCATCGGCGCACTGGGTGACGCTGAAGCCGCGCGCCAGCGTGGCCAGAGGGCTGACCCCTTCGAGGCGGGCGCACAGGGTGGCGAAGCATTCGCGCTGCTCAGCCATGCGCCGTTGCAGCTGGCTCTCTAGGCGGTGTTGCAGCTGCTGCAGTTGGTAGGCCCGGTTGCGCAGGCTATGTTGCGGTGAGTGTTGGGCGAGACGTTCGGCTCCGTGGCGCCAACGCCGTTCCGCCAGACGCAGACGGGTATCCATGGCTTGCGCCAGACGGCGGCGCAGGACGAGTAACTGCGCCTGTTGGCGCGCCAGGCGCAGTTGGGGATGCTGTTGCGCCAGGCGGTGGTGTAGCTGTTGCAGACGTTGACGCTGGCGCGCCAGGGCATAGTCCAGCGCCATCTCCAGGCGCTGACGCTGACTCAGTAGGCGGCGTAGTAACTCATCACGGTTACGGCTGACCACTTCCGCCGCCGCCGAGGGGGTCGGCGCACGCAGGTCGGCGACGAAATCGGCGATGCTGACGTCGGTCTCGTGGCCCACGGCGCTGACGATGGGGATACGGCTGGCGAAGATCGCCCGCGCGACTCGCTCGTCGTTAAAGCTCCACAGATCCTCCAATGATCCGCCGCCGCGTCCGACGATCAAGACGTCACACTCCGCCCGTTGGTTGGCGCGTTCGATGGCGCCAACCAACTGCGCCGGAGCCTCGGCCCCCTGCACCGCGCTGGGGTAGATCACCACCGGCAGGGCCGGATCGCGCCGGCGCAACACATGCAGCACATCGTGCAGCGCCGCCCCGCTGGCCGAGGTGATCACCCCGACGCAACGTGCCGGCTGCGGCAAGGGCTGCTTATGGCGGATGTCGAATAATCCCTCGGCTTGCAGACGTTGCTTGAGTGCGTCGAACTGTTGCTGCAATAGGCCGTCACCGGCGGGTTGCATGCTTTCGGCGATCAGCTGGTAGTCGCCGCGCGGCTCATACAGGGTGATGCTGGCTCGGACCAGCACCTGTTGGCCATTCTGCGGGCGGAAGGTGACGCGCCGGTTGCTGTTGCGAAACATGGCGCAACGCACCTGGGCCTTGTCATCCTTAAGGGTAAAGTACCAGTGGCCGGAGGCGGGTTGGGAGAAGTTGGAGATTTCGGCCGACAGCCAGATCTGCCCCATCTCCAGCTCCAACAGTTGGCGCACGGTCTGGTTCAACCGGCTGACGGTAAAGATGGTGGGGGTAACAGGCTGCGTCATGTGACCTAGATCAAACTTAAAATCATACTGTTAATTAGTCGATACTACATGCATGAACATGCATCGCAAGATATTTTTGAAAAAAATGCTGGAGGCAACCGATTCCGGCCTGTATAATGCCGCGGCAATATTAAATCTGGTTTGACCTTCCACTCTGGTGAGATATTGCTCATGCTACGTATTGTTAAAGAAGCCCTGACGTTCGACGACGTTCTCTTAGTTCCTGCCCATTCTACCGTTCTGCCGAATACCGCCGAACTTGGCACTCAGCTGACTGCCTCTATCCGCCTAAATATTCCGATGTTGTCCGCCGCGATGGACACCGTCACCGAGGCACGCCTGGCGATTGCCTTGGCGCAGGAAGGCGGTATCGGTTTTATCCACAAAAACATGTCCATCGAGCGTCAAGCCGATGAAGTGCGCCGGGTGAAGAAGCACGAATCCGGTGTCGTGACCGATCCGCAGACCGTCACGCCGACCACCACCCTGCGCGAAGTCAAGGCGCTGACCGAGCGTAACGGCTTCGCCGGTTACCCGGTGGTG contains the following coding sequences:
- the xseA gene encoding exodeoxyribonuclease VII large subunit; this translates as MTQPVTPTIFTVSRLNQTVRQLLELEMGQIWLSAEISNFSQPASGHWYFTLKDDKAQVRCAMFRNSNRRVTFRPQNGQQVLVRASITLYEPRGDYQLIAESMQPAGDGLLQQQFDALKQRLQAEGLFDIRHKQPLPQPARCVGVITSASGAALHDVLHVLRRRDPALPVVIYPSAVQGAEAPAQLVGAIERANQRAECDVLIVGRGGGSLEDLWSFNDERVARAIFASRIPIVSAVGHETDVSIADFVADLRAPTPSAAAEVVSRNRDELLRRLLSQRQRLEMALDYALARQRQRLQQLHHRLAQQHPQLRLARQQAQLLVLRRRLAQAMDTRLRLAERRWRHGAERLAQHSPQHSLRNRAYQLQQLQHRLESQLQRRMAEQRECFATLCARLEGVSPLATLARGFSVTQCADGHVLRRRAQAAVGDVLRTRLEDGWIESQVTGSVPLAPRRRRRKPHDET
- the der gene encoding ribosome biogenesis GTPase Der, with protein sequence MIPVVALVGRPNVGKSTLFNRLTRTRDALVADFPGLTRDRKYGRAEVNGHEFIIIDTGGIDGSENGVETHMAEQSLLAIEEADIVLFLVDARSGLLPADEAIARHLRSRDKSTFLVANKTDGIDADVAIGDFYSLGLGEVHPIAASHGRGVTQLIEDALVPFIPQEEPAPELSEEEANAAYWAELEAEEAEAEAEADEEEEFDPIGQPIKIAIVGRPNVGKSTLTNRILGEDRVVVYDMPGTTRDSIYIPMERDEREYVLIDTAGVRKRGKVTDTVEKFSVIKTLQAIEDANVVLLVIDARQGISDQDLSLLGFILNSGRSLVVVVNKWDGLSLEVKEQVKDMLDLRLGFVDFARIHFISALHGSGVGNLFESIQEAYESATRRVSTSMLTRIMTMAQDDHQPPMVRGRRVKLKYAHAGGYNPPIVVIHGNQVKDLPDSYKRYLMNYFRRSLNVMGTPIRIQFKEGDNPFAGKRNTLTPNQMRKRKRLLSHLRKAK
- the nrfC gene encoding cytochrome c nitrite reductase Fe-S protein encodes the protein MSCSRRRFIAGLGVMALSGGVLPRVVAASTTPQGVRLGMVYDETRCIGCTACMEACREVNQVPEGVSRLEILRSDPIGSFPEVKYRFFRHSCQHCDSPPCVEVCPTGASFRDAASGIVDVDPDLCVGCQYCIAACPYRVRFIHPVSKTADKCDFCRKTNLKAGKAPACVLACPTQALTFGNLDDPDSAVSRLLRSQTTYRYKLALGTRPKLYRIPFRYGEVTQ
- a CDS encoding cytochrome c-type biogenesis protein CcmH; protein product: MRMAMLWRASGLWLALAGPLWAQVVDTWEFPTPQAREQGLAIAAQLRCPQCQNQNLLESNAPVAVAMRHEVFRRVAQGQGEAQIVDFMTARYGEFVRYQPAINRHTMPLWGLPPLLLALILIGLWRRRR
- the nrfA gene encoding ammonia-forming nitrite reductase cytochrome c552 subunit yields the protein MLCGVVLGLWGWGAQAADATEKGNAAPPPAGVAVEARNDRFAAIHPDQYASWLATSEQGERADALAEDPRLVILWAGYAFAKDYNKPRGHAYALTDVRETLRTGAPMKPEDGPQPMACWSCKSPDVARVIAEQGEDAYYHGTWASGGPQIVNALGCADCHNTASADFAAGKPALHLSRPYAIRALEAIGKPFEQGNRFDQQSMVCGQCHVEYYFSGKEKHVKLPWDKGTQVDEIEAYYDGIGFTDWVNPLSKAPMLKAQHPEYETWRVGIHGQNNVSCVDCHMPKVQNAEGKLYTSHKIGNPFDNFEQTCRSCHTQDKATLQQTVAKRKQDIQDLKLKAEDQLVRAHFEAKAAWAAGATEAEMQPILTDIRHAQWRWDFAIASHGVQMHAPDVALHMLGSALDKAANARTQLVRVLARHGVNEAVALPDISTKALAQQALGMNMPQMTDEKQRFLNTVVPEWEAQARSAGRLDN
- the nrfE gene encoding heme lyase NrfEFG subunit NrfE; this translates as MLWWPELGFFALLLALCVSLLAALRGLVLARRLPAWHPRCWAWAQGGLVLAAFLLLLQALLADDFTLHYVAQHSHSALAWGLKLAAAWGGHEGSLLLWLLCLAGWNALFAWGARRQATPARDYTLGLMALMIAAFLVFIVTLGDPFARQFPAPLQGRDLNPMLQHPGLIFHPPLLYLGYAGLALCAARLLAGLLAHQTAQAMADGCWRWLLPAWGCLTGGILLGSWWAYSELGWGGFWFWDPVENASLLPWLTATALLHSLNVTRRTGALAHWSLLLALASLIFTLMGTLIVRSGVLLSVHAFALDEERALALLLLFGGLSIGALTLYALYAGRLSRVSAVPTRALQGILWLFSAATLIVLVGTLYPMLYGLLGWGRISVGAPYFNSVLLPFALLALALMLYRGLRRPSAAGVRLAHLGALLCALGIAAYASGQQERSVVLAPGESVQLDAYRFTLQGVTQFARSNYTAERGEITVWHEGRQVAHLYPERRYYLARNQAMFEPGIAWGWRYDWYGLMAEKQGERYALRLYLRQGIRWIGAGAILMIVGALLCLVKGGRR
- the nrfB gene encoding cytochrome c nitrite reductase pentaheme subunit, whose amino-acid sequence is MNRLRSFFSVGVLLGGLALAAPSLAVAQATPGAVSAASAEVAAQRDPNQACLDCHKQPQDALHGRHAKELNPNTQQAISCTNCHGNVSLETHRDGAPDVMRFNRDGHSAAQQNSVCLSCHLPEKLQKAFWPHDVHLANVTCAACHRAHPAVDPVIRLNERERITLCVDCHRQQQNNPAFDGAAVTLTLPSATPTKEPQP
- a CDS encoding AEC family transporter; this encodes MSWETWSFAFGVTVPNLLMLLIGILLRRWRLLDDRFCDSATRLVFNLSLPCLLFFSIATSQASLRQNLPFVLYGAGATLLSFLLLEWVSRWLVRDARERGIFVQGGFRANTAIVGLAYCASAYGSEGVAIGSLYMAVTVILFNVLSVITLTRSLYGDTQQGIGWRSMLRGIALNPLIIAIILGLLWAASGWPMVQVVHDTGNFLAAMALPLALLCAGASIDWRAMFGASNVAGYASLAKLLLLPLFMTGGAWLFGFRHVTLGVIFLLSSTPTAAASYVMTRAMGGNATLAANIIAITTLGSFFTTALGLYFLRQWGVI
- the nrfD gene encoding cytochrome c nitrite reductase subunit NrfD, with amino-acid sequence MTSPFHFPSLVWDWPIAVYLFLIGISSGLVVLAIVLRRSTPGAGESQSALMRVTLWLAPGSVMLGLLILIFHLARPWTFWKLMLHYSPTSVMSMGVMLFQVYMLALLLWLALVFHTELSALQHRWLPRAVWLPRWLARLHAALRPLETLLLVLAILLGAYTGFLLSALKSYPMLNHPLLPALFLFSGLSSGVAVALLASLGRWGHGEAGHRERRFLHRVEAPIVWLEIFLLAAFLVGLALGDEGKVRAFHSVVDGGFWSWWLWLGVVGVGMAAPQLVHAYRRWSEARRILWSAGLTLCGVLLLRFFVLYAGQLTVA
- a CDS encoding zinc ribbon domain-containing protein, producing the protein MQDTCPQCQQALTWQDGRWVCPVCQQAYRREALCPQCQHPLQVLQACGAVDYFCQQGHGLISKKQVHFRYIPC